Genomic DNA from Salvia miltiorrhiza cultivar Shanhuang (shh) chromosome 1, IMPLAD_Smil_shh, whole genome shotgun sequence:
GAACTTTGAATTCGTTTGACCAATAAGTATTGAAAATAGTTCCTATTTTGTATGCCCTCAAGTACCATTATTAGTGAATCACTTTTTATTTCGGTTGTCCCATTATGAGTGACTCAttctataaataataaaaattaacatgTGAAAATACTTGTACTGTAttatttttaaccaatttataatgggacgaaggAAGACTATTAATTTTATACTACTATAATATACTATATGTTTCTAAACTTGTTTGAACAACTTTCTTTGAATATATTATGGACCTCACTAGCAACTTTATAATTACAACTCTTAttaaacactatttttttaaatgattttacAATCGAATAACTTTTTACTAGTTTTTATAGAAATTTGTGATGTTCCCTTTAGAACAAACCCGAGGGACGGTGGGAATACATTTgttgtgaaaaataataaattttgaacTTCAAATTCATTTAACCAATAAGTAAtgaaaatagttcatattttTATGCCCTCAAGTCCGATTATTAGTGAATCACTTTATACTTTGAATCGTTCAATTATAAGTGGCTCATTCTATAAATGACAAAAATTAACTCGTGAAAATACGTGTACCGACAATACCGTACTATTTTAAACCAATTTGTACATTATGTTCAAAAGTAACAAACTATTAATaatgggacgaaggaagtactATTTTGACCAATCTGAAGTCGTTTGAACCGTTCTTGCCTCGAATATATTATGCAGACAAGTCGATGGATGGATTAGTGAAAGGCATACCAGGAATGGAAGGATTCCTCCGCCGCCGCGACCTGCCGGGCTTCTTCCGCACCGACGACGTAAACGACCCGCTTCTGCAGAGCTTAGCAGCGGCGACGAGGCAAATCGTACGAGCACAAGCAGTCATATTCAACACATTCGATGATTTGGAGGGGCCGATTGTATCACTCATGCTCGAGAAATTGCCAAGAATCTTCACTATCGGTCCAATCCACGAGCAGCAGAAGTCGAGGCTCATGGAAAAGAAATCCAAGGCGTCAATTGTTGCAGGCAATTTCTGGGCGGAGGATCGGAGCTGCATAGATTGGCTTAACGCTCAGCCTCGGAGATCGGTGATCTATGTGAGCTTTGGGAGCATAACAGTTGTGACGAGAGAGCAATTGATGGAGTTCTGGCATGGTTTGGTGAATAGCTCGCAGAGATTCTTGTGGGTGATGCGCCAGGGTTCCGTCACCGGAAAAGATGGAGACGATCGAGTTCCGGCCGAGCTGCCGGAGGGTACTAATGAAAAGGGTTACTTTGTGAAGTGGGCCCCGCAGGAGGAGGTGCTCAACCACCCTGCGGTGGGTGGGTTCTTGACGCACAGTGGATGGAACTCGACTCTCGAGAGCATTGTCGCTGGCGTGCCGATGATCTGCTGGCCTTATTTTGGGGACCAAACTATTAATAGTAGGTTCGTGGGCGAGGTTTGGAAGATTGGTATTGATATTAAAGATAGTTGTGATAGATTGATTATTGAGGAGGCGATCAGGGAGATTATGATAATAAGGAAGGATGAATTCTTGGAAAGGGCAGATGGTATGGCTAAAATGGCTAAGAAGGCTGTGGAAAGAGGAGGTTCATCGTATAGGAATTTGGATGCTCTAATTGAGTATATTAAGTCATTGATAACTTGATTTATATTTGACCTAATGGAAAATTAGATCGCTTTGTAGTGTACTTTAATAGATCATGAATCATAAATCTTTTAGACGAGTAATGCAAAGTTACTTATTTAAAGTAATTAAAACATGGAATTCCCTAAAAAAATTGGAACAGGGAAGAAACAGGGGGATTGCATTTTATGTTCAATTAGGCCATTTATTCAACACTgcaccttttaatttatttgcagTTTTCAGGATATACAAACAAAAATATTCTTTAAAAATTACAATGACAATAATCAAATTATCAATGACTTGATATACTGAACCAGGTTATCCATATTAGTATACGACGAACCACCTTTACTAATAGATTTTTTCACAAGTTTAGCCATATCTTCAGCCTTTtccaaaaactcatcttttcTCACTTCCATCAAATCCCTCACCGCATTCTCAATAATCAATCTATCACAAGTATCTTTGATGTCTAATCCAATCTTCCAAACCTCACTCACCAACCTACTATTAATGGTTTGATCGGCAAAATAAGGCCAACATATCATCGGAATGCCCGTCACAATGCTCTCGAGAGTCGAGTTCCATCCAGTGTGTGTCAGGAACCCGCCCACCGCAGGGTGGTTAAGCACCTTTTCCTGCGGTGCCCACTCCACCAACAAACCCTTTTCTTTACTACTTTCCATTAATTCCTCCAAAACTTGATCATTTCCTTCATTACCGATGATGGAATCCGGCCTTATCACCCACAAGAATCTCTGCGAACTGTTGAGCAAGCCGTGccagaactctaacacttgctCTCTCGTCATAAGTGTTATGCTCCCGAAGCTCACATAGATGACGGATTTAGGCGGCTGCGCATCCAGCCACTTGATGCAGCTCTGGTCTTCCGCCCATAGATTCGCCTTGATGATCGACACATCCGCCTTCTTCTCCGTCAGTCTGGATTTAATTTGCTCATGGAGTGGACCGATGGAGAAAATTCTCGGCACATGCTTCTGTATCTCTGTAATTATCGGCCCCTCGAGATCTTCACAAGTGTTAAATATGTTTGCTTCTTTCATGGTTAGACGCTCTATTACTCCTTGAAGAATAGGGTCGTTTACATCGTCAACACGGTAATGACTCGGCAGGTCACGCCGCCGGAGAAAACCTTCCATTCCTGGTACACTTTTAACTAATTCATCCATTTCTCCTGCAAAACCGTCAAAGAGATTATagatttaataatattttatcatattctattAATCCATTTTCGATAGTGGGTGGAAAAGGAGTAAAAAGGTATCGCAATTTCTCATAAATGTGAAAATACTCCCCCGTCTacaaagagtgtgtggtggagtggaggaTACAACTTTTACTAAACCAGTATGATTTAATGTTGAAGGGTCCACAAAGAGTAGTATTAAGCCcatcaaattataaaattaaaatgtttgtattttgtaaatattgagtatgaaggtttaaaatatacataaggtggaatttctaaaaaatgaaaacaaaccATCTTTGTGAacggacgaaaatagtaatTGACGCACAATCTTTGTGGATGGAACTGACCTCGGAAAGGAATTTCTTGAGCTTGAAGCAGCTGAGGAAAGCAAAAATGAGACCAGGAGAAGGCGGCGCTAGCAGTTTGGAAGAGGATGAACGGAAGCTGATGCTCTCTAGCAAACTCGGGGGCGAAGCTCATAGCATCTGTAACCAAGCAAGTCACGCGTCTACGGGTGGCGCCGCCCAAGAAATTCTCCTGGACCATCATTTTCTTGAAGAGCGGCACCGTGACTTTTTCGATGGAGAATATGATCTCCATGGTTCTCTCCCCGGCGCGGGGGTGGTCGTCGGGGAGGCCGTCGGGGAGAGCCCGGAACTCGAACCCCGGGTAGCGGGCGAAGGCATCGAGGACGGTGGTGTGCTCGAGGAGGCGGCGGTGGTTGAAGTCGGAGATGATGAAGGTGACGTGGAAGTCGGATAAGCAGAAGAGATGCGCGAGATTGAGCATGGGGTTGAGATGGCCCAGAGATGGATACGGCATAATCAACACGTGCGGCGGGAGATCTTGTCCTTGTTCACACCTCATCTTCGTCTTATTCAAATCTTGCTaaaaaaatttcttcttgtttCTGAATATTGCAGGTTATTGCAATTTGTAGATAAATGAATTTGAGGCACAAATTCGTCCAAATAGATTTATGTCCCACTTTTGATGTCCACAAGGACCGCAACCTTATTCCATTCCTCAACTAACTTGATCAGTATTATTTTTGAGTTGTTCCAACTAACTTGATCGTTTGCTTTATAgggtaaaatattttttcttttattcacattttcactttttttaattaacattttcactttttcatctactACACTTAACACATTAAACAATAACTCCTTAAAATCCAtgtcaaaaagaaaataatcaagttggaggaatttattttaaattattatgatttttcgTTAAAGGTAATTGGTTAGGCTTTACCAATCCAATtagaaattataattatttttatattcgttttaaaaatgtaattttcaatttaaaaaagtaaataaataaattttaatattgaatgacgattttatgattataataaaattgaagatttgtttagatactatatatttttcattttttttatgtttttaattttctattttttttcttaaattgtaaaattcagctaattataaaaatattaatatgcatatcaaaataAGGATCACGCATCATGAATGTACGAATCATGCAAATTCGTGATGGATTATAATTTAGTTCATGCACGGCTGGCATGAACTAATACATCACAATGTATGAATTGAGAATTCCAGTAATACAatctatatatatgaaacatcaGTTTCTAACGGCTCTTTTTTTGCGtcaatttttctctctcatctatcACCTATTTTatcacactttctctctcctatctcCCTCATCTACACGTTCTCTCACCCattttaacatccatattagtatttgattaaatatgatttccatgaatttttctctcacttctcctttttttgttcttttctaaaaatcatcaaattcgattaataaaaaatattcaatatggatctTAAactaaagatcatgacaagatctttaatttgatgtaaaatttatatatataaaaaattaactcgAAAAAGTTAAATCGTTTGAAAAcgtaaaaatcattttttttctctcccatctctcctctctccacTCTTCTTTGTTCTTTCTTTCAATATAATGTTACGactttttatctttattctttttttatagtaattttgttttatttttattatattagctCAATTTAAAGttctttaatttaagtaattaattggtaattgttatttatgaaaataaatcctatctctttttgaaaaatcaattttttggaaactttatttataaaatttgtatttaaacggataaatttacatatttgtactcattattaattaaaattaaatatttcaaatattgaaaattaaaaattcatatgctttcatattcatattttttattaagtaattgatgtgaattatttcaCTTTTAAACAAatgatttacatttacttatattttaattatatttatttattttaaatatcatttaattttgatgttaaccgtgcatcgcacgggcgcgCGTACTAGTTCGTGCTGAAATGGTAGACCATATTACTGCgtgcgttttttttttcttcacaagATTGACTTTAAAGATGAAACTCGATTCGTGCTGTATCAACAGGTGATTCATACAATTTAATTTTCGGTTTGTATGTATCAACACGTAATTCATGCAATTTGTCTAGGGctaataatttcaaaaaataatgtCGTAAAATAGTATTTTTGTTCAAGAAAATTAAACAGTTAATTTAATAATCATTAGAGTTAATTATGTGATAGTTAGCTTAGATAAcatttttttatcttaaaaaaaaGCTTAGATAACATTTTCAAGCttcaaaatatagtatataCCAAATGtagttaaaatttaataataacaaatatgcTTACAAGATTTAAGGTATAAAGATTTGTTTTGATATGGAAATGATATGTCAAATTATGGTAACCGTTTATGAATATTTAAAATGACCACAATATCCTCTTTCATTTTGGACCGTGTATAAGTAGGCTGAAAATTAGGATTAAATCAGGCCATAGGATCTAGAATAATCAATGGGTGAGaatagttcctattttatacaaaaaaaaaactgtttttattttagccctctcTATATATAAATTCTTAGTTCACATAttaaatatcttatattttaataaatattaaggtaataatattttttaagctTCAAAAGTTTCCCCTCAATAATCGATAGTCATTGAGGACGAATAATGCTCAACGACTATCGATTGTGTGAAAAGAAGACGGCGGCGTGGGCATGGCTACTACGGCGTGAATTTGACAACTCAGGCAAATTCAGAGATGAGGACCAAGGCATCAATTAGGTGGATTTAGGCTTAGGACACTCTCTATATTTTTCCTAAGTTTTTAATGTTTGCAAATCATGTTTTAAATGTTTGCAACAAAGGTTTACAAAATTCCTAGTCATTAATAAAAATGACAACGCGAAAACTACAAAAatggtaaaataaataaataaataaattaagcatGTAACcaacaattgttgaccaaatttgGGGTAaaaatattgcatttattgcCATAATTAACCATAAGACATTGGGACGAAATTGATTGCAATTTATGACACAATAACGCATGGTaaatgtttttcattttttttataagtaagaaaaataaaacatgttaaaagaaaattaaaaataaaaaagtactAAAAATGGGCTTATTTAAGGAGTGGACAGAGAATTAGTTTTTTAAGTttcaatctttaaataaatataaattttatagtttaaatttaatatttacataaaatatatcaaattaaatttattatcatgatctttaatttgatatatatgcatattaatattttataattagctgaatttcacaattttaaatagaaaaaagtagaaaataaaaaagataaaaaaatagtatataaacaaatcttcaattttataataatcATAACATTGTCATTTAATATTatgatgaatttatttattttttcaaattaaaagttgcattttaaatatattatagatattCGACGATGAGGCATTCGGGTTATTTGTAGGAGCGAATTTGTCCATGTGATTAACTATCCTATAGTTATTGTATTTAATCACAAATTGTTATATTTACatttgggttaattgccggaaaaaccatatactttttcgaaATTTGGTTTTTTCCCACGACAAAAAAAACCTGAacagaaatccatgaattgaaCAATTTATTGCATTTTTTCCCCGCGTCTATTTTCCGGCGAAATTGAATCCGAGGTGGCAATCGGAATTCCAGCGTGTCATCGCCGGcaattaaacgacgtcgtttcatgaTTTTTTGACAGTTGAATTAGAAAATCTTCAACGCCCATGGACGACAAAGAAGAGGAGCCACCCCCAGAAATGCCCGATCTCCCCACAATCTCCAATGAAATCGACCGCTACATCTCGTCGCTGGAGTCGGGCGGCGACGCCGCGCCCATCGTCATGGAGAAATTCCTGATGCTCGTGGAGGAGAAAATGGACGGCTACGATTCGATGGAGAACCACGTGAAATGGAGGCGCCTGAGAGAGGAAGACGCGGCGTGGTTCCTGGACGACGTGGATCGCGTGACGTCGCTGTCGAATTCGCTGGCCAATTTGGCATCCGATTACAAGTGGTGCAGCGCGCCATGTCGTATTTGGAGGGGGGAATTGAAGGTGCTGCTGGAGGAATACACCGCCGACGACGCCGACATCACCTCCGATCTCATCCGAATTCACCACCTTCGCCAAGGACCAGTTTCCGGCCGAGCAGAATCTCTTGGATTCCATCTTCCCGGCCCACCCCACCATTCCGGAGACCCTTTTCCGCGGCCTCACCTGCGGGATCACCAAGCACATCCTCAAATTCGCCGAGGCCGTGGCAAGAAGATGGAGAATTTTCGATGCTTAGGGCTGCTGTGAGGGTTTTGGGTTGAGGTGAGGTGGAAAATTAGGTGTTAGGGTGAGGTGGAAAATTATGGTTAGGTGGCAGCCACGTTGGATCGGACCTCCATCGGAGATCGCCGGAAAATAGACGCGGGGGAAAAATGCAATAAATTGttcaattcatggatttctgtTCAGGTTTTTTTTTGTCGTGGGAAAAAACCAAATttcgaaaaagtatatggtttttcCGGCAATTAACCTTTTACATTTTATGGACGGCACATATTTTAAGAAAGTGATggatattactctctccgtcccgctccaaatgtctattttcttttggacacgaagattaagaaatgtgtacagtagataaagtgagttgatgaaaattatttaaatattaagtataaagagaaagagtgtattgccaaaaaaggaaatgagacattttgagtgggacaactcaaaatagaaaatgagacatttgaagtgggacggagggagtaattgataATGGTGAATATTATTGTAAGTGGCGTTTGTGGAATGCACTAGTATAAATGGAAGTGCAAATGATATTGTTGGCgtatcaaaatgacaaaagtgaacATCAAAAGTGAAACGTAATCTATTTGGACAAGTTTGTGCCTCAAATTCATTCATCTATCTATAAATTGCAGTACTCTGCAATACTCAGAAACAAGAGCAGAATTTACAGAAATAGTAAGTATTTAATAAGGCGAAGATGAGGTGTGAACAAGGACAAGATCTCCCGCCGCACGTGCTGATTTTCCCTTATCCATTTCAGGCGCATCTCAACTCCATGCTCAATCTCGCGCATCTCTTCTGCTTATCCGACTTCCACGTCACCTTCATCATCTCCGACTTCAACCACCGCCGCCTCCTCGACCACAGCACCGTCCTCGATGCCTTCGCCCGCTACCCGGGGTTCGAGTTCCGGGCTCTCCCCGACGGCCTACCTGACGACCACCCCCGCGCCGGGGAGGGAATCAAGGACTTCATGTTCTCCATGGAAAAAGTCACGGTGCCGCTCTTCAAGAAAATGATGGTCCAGGAGAATTTCTTGGGCGGCGCCGCCCGTAGACGCGTGACTTGCTTCGTTGCAGATGTTATGAGCTTCGCCCCCGACTTTGCTAGAGAGCATCAGCTTCCGCTCATCCTCTTCCAGACTGCTAGTGCCTCCTTCTCCTGGTCTCATTTTTGCTTTCCTCAGCTGCTTCAAGCTCAAGATATTCCTTTCCGAGGTCAGTTACAAAGACCTTATCAAGGTTGTGTACGTGCagtgtgttggcctagcgatAGGAAGTTAATGTATCTTGGGTTCGAATACTCGGTTGCGTGGTCTTTAAATTGGCTGACCTATTTATATATCCCTCTAAATGGCAGGATAATAAAATgagttataaatttatcatttaaaatgatgatcatattttttatatcttgtttgatttgaatgataatatatttatccatttCTAATAAGGTGGTATAAAAGAATTCCATCATCCTTTAGATATAAATTTATCCCTTTCCCAAGGGAAAAGGGAAAATTTATACCATATGTCCGAATTTTTTGTTACGTTAAAGCAAACGAGGTATAAGGTGGTAAATGAAAATTATTCAttccttatacctcaaagcaaacacaccctaaattTATAGACTCTCTGGCGGTTTTGCAGGAAAATCGATGGATGAAATAGTTGAAAGTGTACCCGGAATGAAAGGTTTTCTCCGGCGGCGCGACCTTCCGAGTTATTACCGTGTTGACGATGTAAGCGACCCTATTCTTCAAGCAGTAACAGAGAGGCTAACTGCGAAGGAAATGGTCATATTTAACACTTGTGAAGATCTTGATGGGCCGATAGTTGCAGAGATACAGAAGCATGTGCCGAGAATTTTCTCCATCGGTCCAATCCACGAGCAAATTAAATCCAGACTGACGGAGAAGAAGGCGGAGGTCTCGATCATCAAGGCGAATCTATGGGCGGAAGACCAGAGGTGCATCGATTGGCTGGATGCGCAACCACCTAAATCTGTCATCTATGTGAGCTTCGGGAGCATAACACTTATGACGAGAGagcaagtgttagagttctggCACGGTTTGCTCAACAGTTCGCAGAGATTCTTGTGGGTGATAAGGCCGGATTCCATCATCGGGAATGAAGGAAATTTTCAAGTTTTGGAGGAATTAATGGAAAGTAGTAAAGAAAAGGGTTTGTTGGTGGAGTGGGCACCGCAGGAAAAGGTGCTCAACCACCCTGCGGTGGGCGGTTTTCTGACACATAGTGGATGGAACTCGACTCTCGAGAGCATTGTGGCCGGTGTGCCAATGATATGTTGGCCTTATTTTGCCGATCAAACCATTAATAGTAGGTTGGCGAGTGAGGTTTGGAAGATTGGATTGGACATCAAAGATACTTGTGATAGATTGATTATTGAGAAGGCAGTGAGGGATTTGATGGAAGTGAgaaaagatgagtttttgaAAAAGGCAGAGAATATGACTAAGCTTGTAAAAAAATCTGTTAGTAAAGGTGGTTCGTCGTATACTAATATGGATAACCTGGTTCAATATATCAAGTCATTGATAATTTGATTATTGTCATTGTAATTTTTAAAGAATGTTTTTGTTTGTATATCCTGAAAActgcaaataaattaaaaggtgcAGTGTTGAATAAAACAAGTTTGGCTTGTTGTAAAAACAGCGCAAGAAAGCCCTTTCTcaatttttgtgtttttctgAGATTTCAATTGGCAACTTTAACATGTTTTTTGTTGAATAGTGTAACTAGTTTATATCGGCATGTTTATGATGATAGCCTTTACAAATCTGCAATtgcaatttaaatttttctatgaaaataaatttatagatatttTTTGATAGAATCATTCTTTTAAGTAACTTTTGTCTTGCAGAAATTTATAAGATTTCTGACACAAACACAATGACTTtaaagtaaaatatttaattcccACCTCTAGCTCTTTTTTTACCAGCAAATTCCATTCAATAGTGGTAATAACTTTTACCCCAAATTTAAAGATTGAAACTTAAAAATTCATTCTCTGTCCACTCCTTAAATAAGCCCATTTTTagtacttttttatttttaattttcttttaacatattttattgtgtttttcttacttataaaaaaatatgaaaaacatTTACCATGCATTATTGTGTCACAAATTGCAACCAATTTCGTCCCAATTTTTTATGGTAATAAATGCAATAACTTTTACCCcaaatttggtcaacaattgttgGCTTGTGGGACCTCTACATATACACTACCATTGTGTATATTACATTATATTCTAGAGAAACTCAATTCTAACTAACCAATACACACATCGGGCTCATTTAACGTTGACGAGTCGATGAAACCAAACATACATAAAATGCTAATAGATTCCGGGTGATGGTTAGTCAGAAGCTCGACATTTTGTTCTCGCATCTTTTACCTTGCTTttgcttagttttttttttatgagaagtgcttaggttttttttttttttttataaacactCTTTTTCTCCATGTTGAGGTTTAACAAGGCCTAACGGCCTAGACCCTTGCGCTCTGTGTTTTTACGGGTTTCTTATGCTTCTTCTCCTTTTTTGATTTTgcaataaaatcttattttaataataaaatgttaATAGATTACACTAAAAAAATAAGGATTTTTATGAAGGCTATACACTCAAAGAAACTAGGATTTTTGTGAAAAATCGTAATCATAGATTTCAAAATTGTGATAGCAGATAAAATCGTGATCttttagttaaaaaaatatGCTGAAAGACCATATACAATTATTTTTACCATTTTGTCGTTTTcgtgttttcatttttattaaaatgacTATGAATTTTATAAACCCTTGTTGCCAACATTAAAAATATGATTTGCAAACATTAAAAACTATATTAATTATCTGAGGGGAACAaaaattttaccaattttttaatattattattcaacactatatactggcgGCTTATTCATtatgcattatatatatatatatatatatatatatatatatagagagagagagagagagagaagttcaagaaagaaccactaaataaaaaaagaacggagaaccattttcagtcattcgatcatcaagatctatggtggatacatcatcttgttggatgaatgcagatcctgggttcgaattaatcttgaagggagcaattttttattttatttttttagtgtattaattttaacagcgaatgtattaatttttacagtgaatgcattattagatttgatggttctcacgttctcacaaataatgtagttctctctagaaccacaccctatatatatatatatatatatattcctagTTCACATAttaaatatcttatattttaataaatattaaggTAATAATATTTCTGAAGCTTCAAATTCCCTCAATAATCGATAGTCGTTGAGGACGAATAATGCTCAACGACTATCGATTGTGTGAAAAGAAGACGGCCGCGTAGGCATGGCTACTACGGCGTGAATTTGACAACTCGGGCAAATTCAGAGATGAGGACCAAGGCATCAATTAGGTGGATTTAGGCTTAGGACACTCTCTATATTTTTCCTACGTTTTGAATGTTTGCAAATCATGTTTTAAATGTTTGCAACAAGGGTTTATAAAATTCCTAGTCATTAATAAAAATGACAACGCGAAAACTACAAAAatggtaaaataaataaataaataaataaattaagcatGTAACCAACAATTGTTGACCAATTTTGGGGTAaaaatattgcatttattgcCGTAAGACATTAGGACGAAATTGATTGCAATTTGTGACACAATAATGCATGGTAAatgtttttcatattttttataagTAAGACGAATAAAAGTatgttaaaagaaaattaaaaataaaaaagaactaAAAATGGGCTTATTTAAGGAGAGGACAgagaattaattttttaagtttcaatctttaaataaatacataatttttattttttaaatttaatattgacataaaatatactccctccgtccataattTAAagtcctacttgcccttaaaaaATTGTCCATAAATTAAAACTCCATTATGCTTTTTATACCATTTTACCCTCCCTCTTCAGTTAAAATTACTACCTTTGCCATTAATTATCCCACCCACTTTTTAACCCACTTAATT
This window encodes:
- the LOC131005903 gene encoding 7-deoxyloganetic acid glucosyl transferase-like, producing MSSDLEEELPPHVVIFPFPAQGHMNCMLNLAHLFCLTDFHVTFIVSEFSHRLLLKNTSVPATFAAYPGFQFRSIPDGLPDDHPRSGARVADIVPAVANHMIPNFKKMMAEEDFLASPHRRAATCFVADGFHGFAADFAEENGLPLIYFRTPSASYLWAYFHVDHLIQAQEIPIKDKSMDGLVKGIPGMEGFLRRRDLPGFFRTDDVNDPLLQSLAAATRQIVRAQAVIFNTFDDLEGPIVSLMLEKLPRIFTIGPIHEQQKSRLMEKKSKASIVAGNFWAEDRSCIDWLNAQPRRSVIYVSFGSITVVTREQLMEFWHGLVNSSQRFLWVMRQGSVTGKDGDDRVPAELPEGTNEKGYFVKWAPQEEVLNHPAVGGFLTHSGWNSTLESIVAGVPMICWPYFGDQTINSRFVGEVWKIGIDIKDSCDRLIIEEAIREIMIIRKDEFLERADGMAKMAKKAVERGGSSYRNLDALIEYIKSLIT
- the LOC131005912 gene encoding 7-deoxyloganetic acid glucosyl transferase-like — encoded protein: MRCEQGQDLPPHVLIMPYPSLGHLNPMLNLAHLFCLSDFHVTFIISDFNHRRLLEHTTVLDAFARYPGFEFRALPDGLPDDHPRAGERTMEIIFSIEKVTVPLFKKMMVQENFLGGATRRRVTCLVTDAMSFAPEFAREHQLPFILFQTASAAFSWSHFCFPQLLQAQEIPFRGEMDELVKSVPGMEGFLRRRDLPSHYRVDDVNDPILQGVIERLTMKEANIFNTCEDLEGPIITEIQKHVPRIFSIGPLHEQIKSRLTEKKADVSIIKANLWAEDQSCIKWLDAQPPKSVIYVSFGSITLMTREQVLEFWHGLLNSSQRFLWVIRPDSIIGNEGNDQVLEELMESSKEKGLLVEWAPQEKVLNHPAVGGFLTHTGWNSTLESIVTGIPMICWPYFADQTINSRLVSEVWKIGLDIKDTCDRLIIENAVRDLMEVRKDEFLEKAEDMAKLVKKSISKGGSSYTNMDNLVQYIKSLII
- the LOC131005910 gene encoding 7-deoxyloganetic acid glucosyl transferase-like, which codes for MRCEQGQDLPPHVLIFPYPFQAHLNSMLNLAHLFCLSDFHVTFIISDFNHRRLLDHSTVLDAFARYPGFEFRALPDGLPDDHPRAGEGIKDFMFSMEKVTVPLFKKMMVQENFLGGAARRRVTCFVADVMSFAPDFAREHQLPLILFQTASASFSWSHFCFPQLLQAQDIPFRGKSMDEIVESVPGMKGFLRRRDLPSYYRVDDVSDPILQAVTERLTAKEMVIFNTCEDLDGPIVAEIQKHVPRIFSIGPIHEQIKSRLTEKKAEVSIIKANLWAEDQRCIDWLDAQPPKSVIYVSFGSITLMTREQVLEFWHGLLNSSQRFLWVIRPDSIIGNEGNFQVLEELMESSKEKGLLVEWAPQEKVLNHPAVGGFLTHSGWNSTLESIVAGVPMICWPYFADQTINSRLASEVWKIGLDIKDTCDRLIIEKAVRDLMEVRKDEFLKKAENMTKLVKKSVSKGGSSYTNMDNLVQYIKSLII